Proteins from a single region of Pelodiscus sinensis isolate JC-2024 chromosome 29, ASM4963464v1, whole genome shotgun sequence:
- the DNAJC7 gene encoding dnaJ homolog subfamily C member 7, translating into MAAAAECDVIMAAAEGAGLLGGEEETRREAESFKEQGNAYYAKKDYNEAYNYYTKAIDACPNNASYYGNRAATLMMLGKFREALGDAQQSVRLDDTFVRGHLREGKCHLSLGNAMAAARCFQRVLELDRTNPQAQQELTNANTLLEYERIAEIDFEKRDFRKVVFCMDRALEFAPGCHRFKILKAECLALLGRYPEAQSVASDILRLDSTNADALYVRGLCLYYEDCIEKAVQFFVQALRMAPDHEKACLACRNAKALKAKKEDGNKAFKEGNYKLAYELYTEALGIDPNNIKTNAKLYCNRGTVNSKLRKLEDAIEDCTNAIKLDDTYIKAYLRRAQCYMDTEQYEDAVRDYEKVYQTEKTKEHKQFLKNAQVELKKSKRKDYYKILGVDKNASEDEIKKAYRKRALMHHPDRHSGASAEIQKEEEKKFKEVGEAFTILSDPKKKARYDSGQDLEEDGMNMGDFDANNIFKAFFGGPGNFSFEASGPGNFFFQFG; encoded by the exons AGAAGCAGAGTCTTTCAAGGAACAAGGAAATGCTTATTATGCCAAGAAAGACTACAACGAAGCGTACAACTACTACACAAAAGCCATAG ACGCATGTCCTAACAATGCCAGTTACTATGGCAACAGAGCAGCTACCCTCATGATGTTGGGGAAGTTCCGGGAAGCGCTGGGAGACGCCCAACAGTCGGTCAGATTGGACGATACCTTTGTACGG GGACATCTACGGGAAGGGAAATGTCACCTCTCTCTCGGGAATGCCATGGCCGCCGCCCGCTGCTTCCAACGAGTTCTAGAACTGGATCGCACAAACCCTCAGGCACAGCAAGAG TTGACGAATGCGAATACTTTGCTGGAATACGAGAGAATAGCGGAAATCGATTTTGAGAAACGGGATTTCAGGAAG GTCGTGTTCTGCATGGACCGAGCTTTGGAGTTCGCCCCTGGCTGTCATCGGTTCAAAATCCTCAAGGCTGAATGTTTGGCGCTGCTGGGTCGCTATCCAGAAGCACAGTCGGTAGCTAG CGACATCTTACGGCTGGACTCCACGAACGCCGACGCCCTGTACGTCCGAGGGCTTTGCCTTTACTATGAAGACTGCATCGAGAAGGCCGTGCAGTTCTTCGTCCAGGCGCTCAGGATGGCTCCTGACCACGAGAAGGCGTGTCTTGCCTGCCGA AATGCCAAAGCACTTAAAGCGAAGAAGGAAGATGGAAATAAAGCATTTAAAGAAGGCAATTACAAACTAGCATATGAACTGTACACAGAGGCACTGGGGATAGACCCAAATAACATAAAAACAAATGCCAAACTCTACTGTAACCGGGGGACGGTTAATTCAAAG CTTAGGAAACTAGAAGACGCAATAGAGGACTGCACGAACGCAATAAAACTGGACGACACGTATATCAAAGCCTACCTGCGGAGAGCACAGTG TTACATGGACACAGAACAATATGAAGATGCTGTGAGGGACTATGAAAAAGTTTACCAGACAGAGAAAACGAAAG AACACAAGCAATTCCTAAAGAATGCCCAGGTGGAACTGAAAAAGAGCAAAAGGAAAGACTACTATAAAATCCTCGGGGTGGACAAAAACGCCTCCGAAGACGAGATCAAGAAAGCCTATAGGAAACGGGCGCTCATGCATCACCCAG ACCGGCACAGCGGGGCGAGCGCAGAAATacagaaggaagaggagaagaagTTTAAAGAAGTTGGAGAGGCCTTCACCATCCTATCGGATCCCAAGAAGAAGGCACGCTACGACAGTGGGCAGGATCTGGAGGAGGATGGCATGAACATGGGAG ATTTTGATGCTAACAATATCTTCAAGGCTTTCTTTGGTGGGCCAGGCAACTTCAGTTTTGAAG CTTCTGGGCCAGGAAATTTCTTTTTCCAGTTTGGCTAA
- the CNP gene encoding 2',3'-cyclic-nucleotide 3'-phosphodiesterase isoform X2, which translates to MLRMLRAACYLCRAQNCVPNGHIKIATAFVVEAEKACWHSPNNNRGFSRKSHTFLPKIFRKMSAQSSKDRPENLQFPFLDDDATISTVKESKTVFIIRGLPGSGKSTLARAIQDQYKDACKVISADNYKIIPAIRSSIPEDYSKLDEDLDNYCKRDISVVVVDDTHHERERLDQLFDIADKYQYEVLFVEPKTPWKMDCLQLKDKNQWKLSVEDLKKMKPSLEKDFLPVYYGWFLSKKSSEHLRKTGQAFLDELGNLKAFKKESKYFLPDEDPKIKLDLTGHFAKRPPGVLHCTTKFTDFGKALGADEYAQQEVVKASYGKAFTLTISALFLTTKTVGARLELSEQELLLWPGDVDKILPIDNLPKGSRAHITLGCANGIEPVQTGIDLLEFVKLEKAGNKGDEVEELGGGKLLYFGNGMWMLLLSKKIEVKAVFSGYYGKGKLVPTQGSSKRGSAFNPCIII; encoded by the exons ATGCTACGTATGCTCCGAGCAGCTTGCTATCTTTGTAGAGCACAAAACTGTGTACCAAACGGTCATATTAAGATCGCCACTGCCTTTGTAGTGGAGGCGGAGAAGGCGTGCTGGCACTCCCCTAACAAC aaCAGAGGCTTTAGCCGGAAGAGCCATACATTCCTGcctaaaatatttagaaaaatgtCTGCTCAATCATCAAAAGACAGACCTGAAAATCTGCAGTTTCCATTCCTTGATGATGATGCTACCATTTCTACAGTCAAAGAATCTAAAACCGTTTTTATCATAAGAGGCCTGCCTGGCAGTGGAAAATCCACCCTTGCCCGGGCTATTCAAGATCAGTATAAGGATGCCTGCAAGGTCATTTCTGCTGATAATTATAAAATTATACCTGCAATAAGAAGCTCCATTCCTGAAGATTATTCAAAGTTGGATGAGGATTTAGACAACTATTGCAAACGAGACATCAGTGTTGTTGTTGTGGATGATACTCACCATGAACGGGAACGGCTAGATCAACTCTTTGATATTGCTGACAAATACCAGTACGAAGTCCTCTTTGTGGAACCCAAAACACCTTGGAAGATGGATTGCTTGCAGCTTAAGGATAAGAATCAATGGAAACTATCTGTTGAAGATCTGAAGAAGATGAAACCAAGCTTGGAGAAAGATTTCCTGCCTGTGTATTATGGatggtttttgagcaaaaagagctCTGAGCATTTGAGGAAGACTGGGCAAGCCTTTTTAGATGAGTTAGGAAATCTTAAAGCATTCAAAAAGGAGTCTAAGTACT TTCTTCCTGACGAAGATCCCAAAATAAAATTGGACCTGACTGGCCACTTTGCGAAAAGGCCACCCGGCGTTTTGCACTGTACGACAAAATTTACTGACTTTGGAAAGGCTTTGGGAGCTGACGAATATGCACAACAAGAA GTTGTGAAGGCTTCCTATGGAAAAGCCTTTACCCTGACTATCTCTGCACTGTTCCTCACAACAAAAACGGTGGGTGCTCGTCTGGAACTGAGCGAGCAAGAACTGTTGCTGTGGCCTGGAGACGTGGACAAGATACTGCCTATAGACAACTTGCCCAAAGGCAGCCGGGCTCACATTACCCTGGGATGTGCCAATGGCATCGAACCTGTCCAGACTGGGATTGACTTGCTGGAGTTTGTCAAGCTGGAAAAGGCAGGGAACAAAGGTGATGAGGTTGAGGAATTGGGTGGAGGGAAACTGCTGTACTTTGGCAATGGCATGTGGATGCTCCTTTTGTCTAAAAAGATTGAAGTGAAGGCTGTTTTCTCAGGTTACTATGGCAAGGGAAAGCTAGTGCCTACTCAGGGCAGTAGCAAACGAGGCTCTGCCTTTAATCCCTGCATTATCATCTAA
- the CNP gene encoding 2',3'-cyclic-nucleotide 3'-phosphodiesterase isoform X3 produces MSAQSSKDRPENLQFPFLDDDATISTVKESKTVFIIRGLPGSGKSTLARAIQDQYKDACKVISADNYKIIPAIRSSIPEDYSKLDEDLDNYCKRDISVVVVDDTHHERERLDQLFDIADKYQYEVLFVEPKTPWKMDCLQLKDKNQWKLSVEDLKKMKPSLEKDFLPVYYGWFLSKKSSEHLRKTGQAFLDELGNLKAFKKESKYFLPDEDPKIKLDLTGHFAKRPPGVLHCTTKFTDFGKALGADEYAQQEVVKASYGKAFTLTISALFLTTKTVGARLELSEQELLLWPGDVDKILPIDNLPKGSRAHITLGCANGIEPVQTGIDLLEFVKLEKAGNKGDEVEELGGGKLLYFGNGMWMLLLSKKIEVKAVFSGYYGKGKLVPTQGSSKRGSAFNPCIII; encoded by the exons atgtCTGCTCAATCATCAAAAGACAGACCTGAAAATCTGCAGTTTCCATTCCTTGATGATGATGCTACCATTTCTACAGTCAAAGAATCTAAAACCGTTTTTATCATAAGAGGCCTGCCTGGCAGTGGAAAATCCACCCTTGCCCGGGCTATTCAAGATCAGTATAAGGATGCCTGCAAGGTCATTTCTGCTGATAATTATAAAATTATACCTGCAATAAGAAGCTCCATTCCTGAAGATTATTCAAAGTTGGATGAGGATTTAGACAACTATTGCAAACGAGACATCAGTGTTGTTGTTGTGGATGATACTCACCATGAACGGGAACGGCTAGATCAACTCTTTGATATTGCTGACAAATACCAGTACGAAGTCCTCTTTGTGGAACCCAAAACACCTTGGAAGATGGATTGCTTGCAGCTTAAGGATAAGAATCAATGGAAACTATCTGTTGAAGATCTGAAGAAGATGAAACCAAGCTTGGAGAAAGATTTCCTGCCTGTGTATTATGGatggtttttgagcaaaaagagctCTGAGCATTTGAGGAAGACTGGGCAAGCCTTTTTAGATGAGTTAGGAAATCTTAAAGCATTCAAAAAGGAGTCTAAGTACT TTCTTCCTGACGAAGATCCCAAAATAAAATTGGACCTGACTGGCCACTTTGCGAAAAGGCCACCCGGCGTTTTGCACTGTACGACAAAATTTACTGACTTTGGAAAGGCTTTGGGAGCTGACGAATATGCACAACAAGAA GTTGTGAAGGCTTCCTATGGAAAAGCCTTTACCCTGACTATCTCTGCACTGTTCCTCACAACAAAAACGGTGGGTGCTCGTCTGGAACTGAGCGAGCAAGAACTGTTGCTGTGGCCTGGAGACGTGGACAAGATACTGCCTATAGACAACTTGCCCAAAGGCAGCCGGGCTCACATTACCCTGGGATGTGCCAATGGCATCGAACCTGTCCAGACTGGGATTGACTTGCTGGAGTTTGTCAAGCTGGAAAAGGCAGGGAACAAAGGTGATGAGGTTGAGGAATTGGGTGGAGGGAAACTGCTGTACTTTGGCAATGGCATGTGGATGCTCCTTTTGTCTAAAAAGATTGAAGTGAAGGCTGTTTTCTCAGGTTACTATGGCAAGGGAAAGCTAGTGCCTACTCAGGGCAGTAGCAAACGAGGCTCTGCCTTTAATCCCTGCATTATCATCTAA
- the CNP gene encoding 2',3'-cyclic-nucleotide 3'-phosphodiesterase isoform X1: protein MNRGFSRKSHTFLPKIFRKMSAQSSKDRPENLQFPFLDDDATISTVKESKTVFIIRGLPGSGKSTLARAIQDQYKDACKVISADNYKIIPAIRSSIPEDYSKLDEDLDNYCKRDISVVVVDDTHHERERLDQLFDIADKYQYEVLFVEPKTPWKMDCLQLKDKNQWKLSVEDLKKMKPSLEKDFLPVYYGWFLSKKSSEHLRKTGQAFLDELGNLKAFKKESKYFLPDEDPKIKLDLTGHFAKRPPGVLHCTTKFTDFGKALGADEYAQQEVVKASYGKAFTLTISALFLTTKTVGARLELSEQELLLWPGDVDKILPIDNLPKGSRAHITLGCANGIEPVQTGIDLLEFVKLEKAGNKGDEVEELGGGKLLYFGNGMWMLLLSKKIEVKAVFSGYYGKGKLVPTQGSSKRGSAFNPCIII, encoded by the exons atg aaCAGAGGCTTTAGCCGGAAGAGCCATACATTCCTGcctaaaatatttagaaaaatgtCTGCTCAATCATCAAAAGACAGACCTGAAAATCTGCAGTTTCCATTCCTTGATGATGATGCTACCATTTCTACAGTCAAAGAATCTAAAACCGTTTTTATCATAAGAGGCCTGCCTGGCAGTGGAAAATCCACCCTTGCCCGGGCTATTCAAGATCAGTATAAGGATGCCTGCAAGGTCATTTCTGCTGATAATTATAAAATTATACCTGCAATAAGAAGCTCCATTCCTGAAGATTATTCAAAGTTGGATGAGGATTTAGACAACTATTGCAAACGAGACATCAGTGTTGTTGTTGTGGATGATACTCACCATGAACGGGAACGGCTAGATCAACTCTTTGATATTGCTGACAAATACCAGTACGAAGTCCTCTTTGTGGAACCCAAAACACCTTGGAAGATGGATTGCTTGCAGCTTAAGGATAAGAATCAATGGAAACTATCTGTTGAAGATCTGAAGAAGATGAAACCAAGCTTGGAGAAAGATTTCCTGCCTGTGTATTATGGatggtttttgagcaaaaagagctCTGAGCATTTGAGGAAGACTGGGCAAGCCTTTTTAGATGAGTTAGGAAATCTTAAAGCATTCAAAAAGGAGTCTAAGTACT TTCTTCCTGACGAAGATCCCAAAATAAAATTGGACCTGACTGGCCACTTTGCGAAAAGGCCACCCGGCGTTTTGCACTGTACGACAAAATTTACTGACTTTGGAAAGGCTTTGGGAGCTGACGAATATGCACAACAAGAA GTTGTGAAGGCTTCCTATGGAAAAGCCTTTACCCTGACTATCTCTGCACTGTTCCTCACAACAAAAACGGTGGGTGCTCGTCTGGAACTGAGCGAGCAAGAACTGTTGCTGTGGCCTGGAGACGTGGACAAGATACTGCCTATAGACAACTTGCCCAAAGGCAGCCGGGCTCACATTACCCTGGGATGTGCCAATGGCATCGAACCTGTCCAGACTGGGATTGACTTGCTGGAGTTTGTCAAGCTGGAAAAGGCAGGGAACAAAGGTGATGAGGTTGAGGAATTGGGTGGAGGGAAACTGCTGTACTTTGGCAATGGCATGTGGATGCTCCTTTTGTCTAAAAAGATTGAAGTGAAGGCTGTTTTCTCAGGTTACTATGGCAAGGGAAAGCTAGTGCCTACTCAGGGCAGTAGCAAACGAGGCTCTGCCTTTAATCCCTGCATTATCATCTAA